ACAGAGGCACAAgtgcctgcagggcaggagcaagaCGGTTTTGGTTTGGTCCTGACAAATGACACATTTTTTACGTTCTTCTTGTTCTTTCAAGAGCATCCAAGGGTCATTCTCCGGAGCAACATCCTCGCTGTCCTCCTCTAAAGCGTTCAGCTGCTCTTTCCTCACAGCTTTGGCTCGTGATGTGCTGGGCCCTTCGCCTGGAGGCAGGAGGCGCGGCCCTGCTGTAGCATATCGACCAGAGGCTGCTTGCGCATTTGATCCCTGCTCAACGTTCGTATCATGTTGGTCCCCATGTCCTCTGCCTGCCAGCTGTTGCCCCTGACGAGCAGCCCCTACACCCTGCTGATTGGCTCCAAGCAGCCCTGCTCTTCCCTGATGAGCAACTGGTCTATGAATGGCTGCCGCCGCCCCTGGCCTGCCTTGGTTGGCCTCTGCATCTTGCAGCATTAGGTTGGCCTGCTGGTTTGTTGCTCTGCCTCCTCCACTCCAATTGGCCATTTGGAGACTCCAGTCTGCAACCCTGCGCCAAGCCTGGGAGCTCACCACCATCCCCAGCGTCAAGAGCACAACCTGATAGAGGCGCCAGATGTCCCTCCGCAGGCGGTGGTATGAAGGCAAGGTGTTCAAGTATCCCGACACGTGGTCTGCCAGTGTCCTCATCAGCTCAGGGTTGAGGACGAAGGTGCTGACTGTGACGAGGAGGGCCAGCAACAATAGGCCATAGAGATTCAGGAAGAAGACATTAACCAGGAGTTTGCTCATGGACACCAAGAGTTCGAATGCCAGCTGGCAGGGTGACCACAGGAGAATGCACATGGCAATGGCACTGCTAGACATGTGAGCGAGCAAGGCAGCTAGAAGATCTGTGACTCTCAGGAAAGGAGTGACGATGGAGTCCCACAGGATCAGCACCAGATTCTGGGTGCCGATCAGGCAGATGTTGATGAGGCTGTTCACAAAATAAGCCAGGAGGCTCATGATGATGGTAAACACTTCGCACACCTGCCTCAGGAGCGACTGGCCAGAGCCAACCACATTCCAGAGCCCTCGGTGCACGAATTCTTTGCTTCTCAGGCCTACGTGTGAGAACAGGTGCCCGACCACTTTCAGACTCTCCAGGCCGGAGCAGAAGCCTCGGAACAGGCCGGTGACAGTCTGCACCGAGCCCAACGCCAGGCAGCACAGCGCCTCCACCAGGTACAGCATGGAGAACAAGGTCCCGTTCCAGCAGTGCATCACGCCCGCCACCAGCGCGTTGGGCAGGTTGTAGATGAACATAATGAGCCAGACCAGCGTGGAGACCAAGGTGGAGACCAGGAAGAAGTTCACATCGAGCAGGAACCCCAGGAAATCCAAGCCCATCCCTACGCCGTTGATGACCAGGAACACCAGATCCATGGCTCGGGCCCTGACGAGGGCGGTCCCAGTGCGAACTAGAGCAGGCGGATTGGAGGAGAGAAGAGTCAGCCTTTGACTGgaacagtggagggagggggcagggctggttcccAGGGAATGGGGAAGGCCCTGTCATGCGGGGCAGGGGGATTCCTCTGCTGCCTtactgtgctggggggggttaCCTTGGTATGTCAAggccctggtggggggggtcccTTTCTACCAGGGGGGAGAGGTGTCAGACAGGGGTCCCATCAGGGTGTGGGGGTGAAATCGCccatgagtgggggggggggctgaaatcGCCCATGAGTGGGGAGGATGTAAAAtcgcccgtgggggggggggggggtgaaatggcccgtggggggggggtgaaatctCTCATGGGTGGGGGGGTGAAATGGCCCATGGGAGGGGGATGTGAAatcgcccgggggggggggtgaaatggcccgtgggggggggaTGTGAAatggcccgtgggggggggggtgaaatctCTCGTGGGAGGGGGGTGAAatggcccgtgggggggggggtgaaatggcccgtggggggggggtgaaatggCCCGTGGGAGGGGGTGTGAAATGGCCCGTGGGAGGGGGTGTGAAatggcccgtgggggggggtgAAATCTCTCATGGGAGGGGGGGTGAAatggcccgtggggggggggggtgaaatggcccgtggggggggggtgaaatggCCCGGGGGGGGTGAAATGGCCCGTGGGGGGGGTGAAATctctcatggggggggggtgaaatgaCCCGTGGGGGGGGGTGAaatggcccgggggagggggtgtgaaatggcccgggggggggggtgaaatgaCCCGGGGGGGTCCTTTGGCTccgtggggcagggctgctggcgggggaggggctcagtgtcccgggggggggggctccctgtcTTGCGGCTCCTTTAAGCGCCCCCCGGGGTTCCCCTTGCGCGGAGGACGCGGGACTCCCGGCTGGGCGATACCATCcctccacggggggggggttaAGCCGCGCCTCACCCGGGGACCCCGGCTCGTTCCCCCCCGCGGGGGGCTGGGCCTTATCCGCGGCCCGAGGCTGCCTCGCCTCGGCTGGGCGCCACCATCTTGAGTGGGCGAGGCTGGCCGCCGGCCAATGGGAGGCGGGGATCCTCCCCCTTCGCGCTGTGATTGGGCTGTTTGAAGGACTCGGCGGTTCACGTTCCGGCGGGTGGGGCGTGGCCATTAGCCCGGCGGCTCCTTTGATTGGCCGAGTCTGGCTCCCTGTGGGCGGGAGAAGTGAAGACCCGGCTCTGGGCTGAGGATTTAAAGGGACCGtgtcctgccgggggggggggctgtaaccCTGGCAACAGTGCAGTTGGTctcacggccccgccccctccccactctgccagggacctgcccccaccccatctctggcAGCCCCTGGCACCCTGGCCAATAGCCAATCACAGGCTTGCggccaatgcccccccccccatgtgtgctTAGCACATCCCACCTCCTGctgcgaggagttccacaggtggtgGGAAGAAGCATTGACTCCAGTGTGTGCCTTGTGCCAGCTGCTTAGTCATTCTGTAGGGTGACCCCTCCTACGCCCATCCCTGTGTTGCGTGAAGGGGTAAATAGCCCATCCTTATCCACTTTCCCTGTAAGCCGAGTGCTCCAGCGGccgtccaggagagattcaaatgccacccagctgattagcaaaacgcccacaaccagcagcagctgtttctattggtggtgcacatcgacACATGTCTCGGTGCACATTACAAAAacgtattctgcacatggatggaaaaaattagagggaccatgCTTCACACTTGCTATGATTTCATATCCCTCAATcatactcccccttcccccatctctttccctaattttctcttttccaagctggacAGTCCCACTCTTTGTAATCttattcaaggtgaagtggcttgTTAAAACCCCTGCAGCAGTCATAGGACAATAAGATAGCTTAGTGGTGGTACAGAgggttgtaataagccataaatccagagtTTGTGTTCATTCCATAGTGGGCtgttttggttttgggtttttggattttttttgagggggtgggtttttttggttgtttgttttgttttgttttttggcattCAGCTGAGTAATGAATTTAAGCTTTCGGGCTCATCTTGTggaagtgttgtgcaggtttcctttcagGAAAAGGATTGGTACTTTTTGTGGTCCCTTACAATGTGTGCTAATGACATGTTCTAAACACTCTGTTCCATCTTACATTTTGCTGTGACGCAGGGAgttcctttcccagacctgaggaagagatCTGTGTAAGCTCACAAgattctctctcaccaacagaaatcagTCCAGTGAAAACTATCATCTCACCCACCtagtctctctaatatcctagggCCTATAAGAACACTGTCTGTTTATATTTAAGTAAAGTATTTTATAGTCAGCCTGCGGAGGCCCACTGTGAATAAAGGATTGTGGAATCTTCAAAAACGAGGTAATTAACAGGAACAGGTAAATAGCCGGTGTGGAGGACAGCCTGATGTTCAGGTGGACATCAAAGGTCTGATCTTGTGTCTTTGGGAGAAAACCACCTGGGATCCTGCACCCCGGAAAGTATAAAGCGCCCGTGAGTTTGTTTTGGGAAAAAGCGGGTCTCCACCAAGCTTGGTTGAAGCTATTAGAGAGAACCTAGCTAAAAAGTCTCTCCCTGTCTAAAGATGTTTACATTTTAGTGTAATGGATGTTGCGTTAAATGTAACCATTTATTCCTGGTTTGTGTTTGCATCTGTGTTCTTTCTTAACTCAATTTCCTTTTGCTTTATCACTGAACTCAAGTGCTGTGTGTGATTCAGGCAGGGTGGGCTGAGGGGAAATTAGGAAACTGGGGTACATTGTTCTTTGGAAATAGAGGATTTCTATGCTTCTCCACCACAAGGGGACACCGGGAAAGGAGTCATGGGCTGCGCTGTGTGGATTGTCAGCCAACCGGGCAAAGGAAGGCTAGTTTAACCCAGAGGAGCGGGTGCGAGCACTTGGTGCTAACATCCAGCTGGCATGGACAAGGACTagcaccccccccttccccctatGTTGGAGGCAAGTGGCAAAAAGGTAATTCATAGCCTTGGCTGTCTGGAGAAGCGTAACAGTGCTCTCTGCCATTCCTGGGTCATGTCTCCCCCTCTATGGCCCTGGAAACCTCCCCCCACAAGGGAAGGGAACGGGGCCTCCCCCGCATTCCTCTGGCTCTCCTTTTATTCCCTGCTTGAGAAGAAAGGCAGACGCTCATTTATTTCTACCCCAGAACCCCCTTTTACTTCCCCCAAGACAAGGGCAGCTGCTCATTATTGAGAGATACCTTCCCCCAACCTGTCCTGGGGTCCCCAGCCACAGATCACGACAGGACACGTAATCGTCGTAATTTGCCAGTGTCACAGAAGAGGTGCCCCTGATAGTACCGGAAAAGGCAGCAGCAGGATGTCCTTGATGCCTTATCATCCGGCAGGTGCAGTACAAATTCTAATGGGACCGATTTCCCAAttctcagccctctgcctctAACAAATTTAGCTTCTTACTAGGGGTGGGGGTTAAGCAGCAAGCAGGGCCGACGTTAACATTGCTTTGCTTGTCATCGCCTTCAGCTCAAGAAGGAATTCTTCTTTTTAACACACACAAACTGATGCTGGCCACGCTCCCTCCAAATGTCTGTGATTGGGGTCAGCTTCTGATGGTGACCAACCAGCCCAGACTACAGAAGCATCCGCTCATGTCCTGCAAAATCCTGCtggcaaaaaacaacaaatcttgGAATACAGCTgccaggagcaggggaggagaggaaatccGGGTGTTGCAACATTTTGCATGGTCTCTCCACATGCTTCACCTCTCGCCCCTGAATTCCTTgcccctcccttctgcacaccatgtcggggaggagggggcattttAGGGGGAAACAAAGGGGTTAATTGTGACCTTAATGTCTGGTGCTAGAACAATCTTCTAGGCCCGGCTTCAGTTTTGGCCTGCAAGGGCAAACGTCCACCTCTAGCAGCTGTCCCTGTCACTCCGCCAACCTCGTGATTTTCACCCCTGtgctgcctgggctgtcccgtggcaatgcTAGGGTTGGGAGTTTCCATGAGGAGGAGATGTTTGTACTCTGTTTATGCAGGTGCCCTTTCTCTAAAGCCCCGGCTCTCTGGGAGATTTAACAGAATTGATTAGGCCAGCTGCTAAAACCAGATGCCCTGCTCTCAGGGCTGCTTGTTAGCATGCTGTCCTGCCTTTGCTCCCCTTGCCTTGAGCTCTGACAAGCCCTGCTCCTGTAGCATCAGCTGAGGATTAGAGGCTCTGCACGATGCTGgtgcaaagcagccagagagcaACGCAGCCCACGGTAGCTTTGTCTCGCCCCGTTGCCGGTTCACCTGCGCCTCACTGGGCTGCTAATCAAAGGGCAAGGAGGATAGTCCAATGGTTATCACAGGTCTAGGAGTTAGGGTTGGGTTCTGAGCCCAGCTGTGTGGCTGACACGCCGATGGATCTTGGCACAGGTTACATCCTCTCCTCACACGTCAGTTTCCCCATCCGTACAAACGCTCCAAGATTTGGGAGAGCAAATCTAAAAATAAGGCTCGTCGCTGCTTTctgtggtgggagggggtgcTCCCGAGGGCGGGCCACGCTGGTTCGTTATTGTACAAGGGGCTGTTCAGGAGCTCGGCCGGCACTGGCGTGAGTTTAGAAAGCattcagcagggcggggggggggatgggaaacTTTGCTGGTGCACACAAAGAAAGGAGATCAGCTTTGGCAGCTGGCACTATGGCCTGAACCCCCTGCCATCTGAGGGCAGCTGGCGACAGGACTGTCCTCTGGATAACGACTCAATCTGTGCCTCTCGTTGGTGATGTTTCTCCTTCTAGGAACACCGGAAAGTGACACCAGCTCTGCCCTGTGGTGCGCAGCCTCGCACTGGCCTGTGGATCCCACAGGCAGGTTTCCAGCGGCTGCCGTTCCCCTGCGCTTGGGACTATTTTCAGCCCCTGTAGAGCCAGTCGGTGCAGGAGGATGTGTCTGGGGATGAAGGGAGCCAGGTGTTCTGCTACGGGAGAGGGAGGGACGTGCAGGGCTCCTTGTAGTCAGTGACCAAGCGATGAAACCGGTAGGGAGAACGGTCGTGTGGCGGGGCGCTGCAGCGGAGGCCTCTCTCCTCTTGGATCAGTGTCTGAGAACCTGCTGGGTGGGGAAAGGACTCTGCGGGTTCCCGATCCACCTCTGTTCGGCCACTGGGACCAGCTGAAGCAGGAGCGGGGGCTGCCTTATCCGCTGGACTGCGGGCTGGTGGTGTTGAGGGGGGGCGCACAGAGCAGCACGCAGAGGCCTGCGAGGTgacagaggagaagctgggttTGCAGCGCAGCGAGGGCCACATATGATCCCACATCCGACTGGGGCAGAACCGGGGCTGGCAATAGACTTCACCAGGCCCCGAGCATTGGGGGGCTCAGCTCTGTCCcccggaagaaggcggggccttgggaggaaggggtggagctgggggcttggcagacctcagtgctgcccggagcagggctccagcggtgatttaaaaggcccagggctcggaatgctgctgcagtgtggacccctttaaatcaccaggcccctctttgcccccccacCTCGCCTGTTGGCAGCACTGGGAAGAGCCAGTGGGTAAATGCCAGGGCTTGGTGACCCACTGGCATTCTGTTCTGTTCAGGTTCTCACCGGAAGCGTTATGCGCCcgagggcaaaggcaaaatttgtgtgTCCCCCCCACCGCcagtgcacagctgagcctgatcctccgggggggagggggagcttgtaccacgtcttcctgcaccccctccaggTTGAGGCCAGGCCCCCGCACGCACTAACCTgccggtggagatggaggagggtcgggctgggggcagagaggcagggaggaggctccagccgccGGCGGCAgacggaggaggagcaggcgagccgagggatgacagggggaggaaagggggattaaattggtgcccccctagcTTGGCACCTGGgcacaacgcccccccccccttccctcgctGCACCACTGGTTCTCACGCCCAGCCCATCACAGGGGTACTGTCACCCCAGCTGTGTGCTGCACTTTCTCGGTCGCCTCGCCTAAAGGGTGATGCTCcgctcaggaggaagggggagggtggcAGACtcggggcagcgctggggggctgaCTCGCCGCCCTTGTGCCTCGGGCATGCTGGTGGGGATCACAAGTGACAGGAGTGGAGTGGGTTCTCAGCCTCGTCACAGGAGAGCTTGGTGCTGGCTGCAGAAGCCAGCCGGCAGCAACTGCCCAGACAAGCGAGAAGACCCGTGAGGTCGGGGGTGGGAGGCCAGGAATGGAACCgcaggggggctgtgggtgaGAAGTGAGGTGCCCTGTCTGATCTGTGTGGAGGACCCAGCGCTGGAATAGCAGCAGGTGGGGGCTGAGATGTATTTAcagagccggggcgggggggaggggcttgcacgTTGCCGGCTGCCTGGCTCTAGCCAACCTTATCTGCTTCTCGTCACAAGCACTACGCGTCTGGCCCACTTCCAGCTCCTCCCGCCGTCACAAGAGCCCCCAGTCTCTGGGGCTGGCAGCCGAGGCTTGGCGTTGGCTGTTGGGAGGGCTATTTTTACTTTGATTCCCCAGTATCCAAAATAAGCCCCATGCCACCCTGGCTGTGCCAGAGGCTCGCCCCAAGGGACCGGGCGGACATTCCAGGCCTGGTTCCCAACgcagggctcccctcctccccactgccggGTATGAGATTGCAAAGCAGACGGCAAGCCGATCCTGGGCCTCCCCAGGAGATGCATTCCAGGCTCCGGGGCAGCGTGTGAGACCTGGAGCTCAAGGCTTTTTAAGGAAGGCGAAAGCAGCGTGCGGCATGAGCCATGGGAAAGTT
This genomic stretch from Pelodiscus sinensis isolate JC-2024 chromosome 26, ASM4963464v1, whole genome shotgun sequence harbors:
- the RNF26 gene encoding E3 ubiquitin-protein ligase RNF26, producing MDLVFLVINGVGMGLDFLGFLLDVNFFLVSTLVSTLVWLIMFIYNLPNALVAGVMHCWNGTLFSMLYLVEALCCLALGSVQTVTGLFRGFCSGLESLKVVGHLFSHVGLRSKEFVHRGLWNVVGSGQSLLRQVCEVFTIIMSLLAYFVNSLINICLIGTQNLVLILWDSIVTPFLRVTDLLAALLAHMSSSAIAMCILLWSPCQLAFELLVSMSKLLVNVFFLNLYGLLLLALLVTVSTFVLNPELMRTLADHVSGYLNTLPSYHRLRRDIWRLYQVVLLTLGMVVSSQAWRRVADWSLQMANWSGGGRATNQQANLMLQDAEANQGRPGAAAAIHRPVAHQGRAGLLGANQQGVGAARQGQQLAGRGHGDQHDTNVEQGSNAQAASGRYATAGPRLLPPGEGPSTSRAKAVRKEQLNALEEDSEDVAPENDPWMLLKEQEERKKCVICQDQTKTVLLLPCRHLCLCEECTEILLQQAIYQRNCPLCRQMILQTLNVYL